In Paenibacillus sp. FSL R7-0345, a single window of DNA contains:
- a CDS encoding alpha-ketoacid dehydrogenase subunit beta — MAMMEYIDAIRLAMKEEMERDESVFVLGEDVGVKGGVFTTTKGLQDQFGEERVMDTPLAESAIAGVAIGAAMYGMKPIAEMQYSDFMLPATNQIISEAAKIRYRSNNDWSCPIVIRAPIGGGIFGGLYHSQCPESIFFGTPGLKIVAPYSAADAKGLLKAAVRDPDPVLFFENKKCYKLIKEDVPEGDYIVPIGEANLLREGSDITVIGYSLPLHFAMQAAEELEREQGISAHILDLRTLQPLDRDAIISAARQTGKVLIVHEDNKTGGIGGEVAAIIAEHCLFELDAPIFRLCGPDVPAMPISPPMEKFFMLSKDKVKAEMLRLAQY; from the coding sequence ATGGCGATGATGGAATATATCGATGCGATCCGGCTGGCGATGAAGGAAGAAATGGAACGCGATGAGTCGGTCTTTGTGCTCGGCGAGGATGTCGGCGTTAAGGGCGGCGTGTTCACCACCACCAAAGGGCTGCAGGACCAGTTCGGGGAAGAACGTGTTATGGATACACCACTGGCCGAATCGGCAATTGCCGGTGTAGCTATTGGTGCGGCGATGTACGGCATGAAGCCGATTGCCGAAATGCAGTATTCTGATTTCATGCTGCCGGCAACCAACCAGATTATCAGCGAGGCGGCCAAAATCCGTTACCGCTCCAACAACGACTGGAGCTGTCCGATAGTTATCCGTGCGCCGATCGGCGGCGGGATCTTCGGCGGACTGTATCACTCCCAGTGTCCGGAATCGATCTTTTTCGGTACGCCGGGGCTGAAAATTGTAGCGCCGTATTCGGCAGCTGATGCCAAAGGCCTGCTGAAGGCAGCAGTACGTGACCCTGATCCGGTGCTGTTCTTCGAGAACAAGAAATGCTACAAGCTGATCAAGGAAGACGTGCCTGAGGGCGATTATATCGTCCCGATCGGTGAAGCGAACCTCCTGCGTGAGGGCAGCGATATTACGGTGATCGGTTACAGTCTGCCGCTGCATTTTGCGATGCAGGCAGCGGAAGAGCTGGAGCGCGAGCAAGGCATTTCCGCGCATATCCTGGATCTGCGCACGCTGCAGCCGCTTGACCGTGACGCGATTATCTCCGCTGCCCGGCAGACGGGCAAGGTGCTGATCGTCCACGAGGACAACAAGACCGGCGGCATCGGCGGCGAAGTGGCGGCGATCATCGCCGAGCACTGCCTGTTCGAGCTGGATGCGCCGATCTTCCGGCTGTGCGGCCCTGATGTACCGGCGATGCCAATTAGCCCGCCGATGGAGAAGTTCTTCATGCTGAGCAAGGACAAAGTGAAGGCTGAAATGCTGCGGCTGGCGCAGTACTAG
- a CDS encoding thiamine pyrophosphate-dependent dehydrogenase E1 component subunit alpha has translation MESQGTTANTISRHKQLGLTDGQVIDMYRYMQLGRKYDERSLLLQRAGKINFHVSGIGQEAAQVAAAFALDRQNDYFLPYYRDYAFVLSVGMTTRELMLSVFAKAEDPNSGGRQMPGHFGSKRLRIVTGSSPVTTQVPHAVGFALAAKMQKKKFVSFVTFGEGSSNQGDFHEACNFAGVNKLPVIIFCQNNQYAISVPVHKQLGGKVSDRALGYGFPGVRVDGNDPLEVYRVVKEARERALAGEGPTLIEAMMYRLSPHSTSDNDLAYRTKEEVDENWKKDGIASFRTYLTEQGLWSDEQESDLVAEYNLELKEAIAYAENAPFPKPEDTLLHVYDESGLKGGA, from the coding sequence ATGGAATCTCAAGGTACTACTGCAAACACGATTAGCCGACATAAACAGCTTGGACTGACAGACGGCCAGGTCATTGACATGTACAGATATATGCAGCTGGGACGGAAATACGATGAGCGCAGCCTGCTGCTGCAGCGGGCAGGAAAGATCAACTTCCACGTATCAGGGATCGGCCAGGAAGCGGCTCAGGTTGCTGCGGCGTTTGCACTGGACCGGCAAAATGATTATTTTTTACCTTACTACCGGGATTATGCCTTTGTGCTGTCGGTAGGGATGACTACGCGTGAGCTGATGCTGTCCGTATTCGCCAAGGCGGAGGACCCTAACAGTGGCGGCCGGCAGATGCCGGGCCATTTCGGCAGTAAGCGTCTGCGTATTGTAACGGGCTCAAGTCCTGTAACTACCCAGGTTCCGCATGCGGTCGGCTTTGCACTGGCTGCAAAGATGCAGAAGAAAAAGTTTGTTTCGTTCGTGACTTTTGGCGAGGGCTCCAGCAACCAGGGGGATTTTCATGAGGCCTGCAATTTCGCGGGTGTGAACAAGCTGCCGGTCATTATTTTTTGCCAAAATAACCAGTATGCGATCTCTGTTCCGGTTCACAAGCAGCTTGGCGGCAAGGTCAGTGACCGCGCACTGGGCTACGGCTTCCCGGGTGTACGTGTGGACGGCAATGATCCGCTTGAGGTCTACCGTGTAGTGAAGGAAGCGCGCGAGCGCGCACTGGCCGGCGAAGGGCCGACACTGATTGAAGCGATGATGTACCGCCTGTCGCCGCACTCCACCTCCGACAATGATCTGGCTTACCGGACGAAGGAGGAAGTGGATGAGAACTGGAAAAAGGACGGCATTGCCTCCTTCCGGACTTATCTCACCGAGCAGGGGCTGTGGAGCGACGAACAAGAGTCGGATCTCGTTGCCGAATACAATCTGGAATTGAAAGAGGCTATTGCATATGCCGAAAATGCGCCGTTCCCGAAACCGGAAGATACGCTGCTGCATGTGTACGACGAATCCGGCCTCAAAGGAGGAGCATAA